In Halorussus limi, a genomic segment contains:
- a CDS encoding shikimate dehydrogenase — protein MDVFGLLGNPVGHSLSPPMHEAAYDELGTDARYVTFEPAPDDLGAAIEGARALGVAGLNVTIPFKQDALAYVEPDDLAARIGAVNTIDFSDGDDSADDLPTGHNTDAAGVRRSFAHHDVTLADRNAVVVGAGGAARAAAFALADAGAAVHVANRTAERAERLVADVGRGTPDGAERATAGGLDTLETRVPDADVLVNATSVGMEEDRSPVPSETLHGDLAVLDAVYRPLDTRLLREARERGATTIDGAWMLLYQGVEAFELWTGRDAPVDAMNEALRARL, from the coding sequence ATGGACGTGTTCGGACTCCTCGGTAACCCCGTCGGCCACTCGCTGTCGCCGCCGATGCACGAGGCGGCGTACGACGAACTCGGAACCGACGCTCGGTACGTCACCTTCGAACCGGCCCCCGACGACCTCGGCGCGGCAATCGAAGGCGCGCGGGCGCTCGGCGTCGCGGGTCTGAACGTCACGATTCCGTTCAAACAGGACGCGCTGGCCTACGTGGAACCCGACGACCTCGCGGCCCGCATCGGCGCGGTCAACACCATCGACTTCTCGGACGGCGACGACTCGGCAGACGACCTGCCGACCGGTCACAACACCGACGCGGCGGGCGTGCGCCGGTCGTTCGCCCATCACGACGTGACGCTCGCGGACCGAAACGCGGTCGTGGTCGGCGCCGGCGGCGCGGCCCGCGCGGCCGCCTTCGCGCTGGCGGACGCCGGCGCGGCGGTCCACGTCGCCAACCGGACCGCGGAGCGCGCCGAGCGACTCGTCGCGGACGTGGGCCGCGGGACCCCCGACGGCGCGGAGCGGGCGACCGCCGGCGGTCTCGACACGCTCGAAACCCGCGTCCCGGACGCCGACGTGCTGGTCAACGCGACCAGCGTCGGCATGGAGGAAGACCGGTCGCCGGTCCCGTCCGAGACGCTCCACGGCGACCTCGCTGTACTCGATGCGGTCTACCGGCCGCTCGACACGCGACTCCTGCGGGAGGCCCGGGAGCGCGGCGCGACGACCATCGACGGCGCGTGGATGCTGTTGTATCAGGGAGTCGAAGCGTTCGAGCTGTGGACGGGTCGGGACGCGCCCGTGGACGCGATGAACGAGGCGCTTCGGGCACGGCTTTAA
- a CDS encoding aldo/keto reductase codes for MLRPETESDDRERNGGNRDGASGYLRDGLALAAASLGRRRREASAGETRGTPTRLTRGVTRVRELMASASAGGGDANGRADRRETLRSVATDKRVRNGVTLALALLAGMLLAERRGDGGATDGASRTEAEGARERDHEAGTRPVDAAVDATRPAEIEATEVEGDVTDFTAPRIREMPMLGLGTYPNADYDECVESVRRALDVGYRHVDATERREGYYNETAVGDAVAQVGVPREDLFVATKVSPEDLDYDHVFRSVEESLDRLGMEYIDLLYVHWPTGDYEVTDTLDAFADLREEGLIERIGVSNFTVDLLEEAVEVADEPIFANQVEMHPLLPQTELREFCARDDVNVELVAYSPIARGNLEAVGELREVAGKYGATPEQVSLAWLREKGVTAIPESTSEDHLRENWLSLGVELDDDDMEKIDSIEERRRIVDPDEAPWNW; via the coding sequence ATGCTCAGACCGGAGACCGAGAGCGACGACCGGGAGCGTAACGGAGGGAATCGGGACGGTGCAAGCGGGTACCTGCGGGACGGTCTGGCCCTCGCGGCCGCCTCGCTCGGCAGACGACGCCGCGAGGCGAGCGCCGGGGAGACCCGGGGAACGCCGACGAGACTGACCCGCGGCGTGACTCGCGTGCGCGAACTGATGGCCTCCGCCTCGGCCGGAGGCGGGGACGCGAACGGGAGGGCCGACCGACGGGAGACGCTGCGGAGCGTCGCAACGGACAAGCGCGTTCGGAACGGTGTGACGCTCGCACTCGCGCTGCTCGCGGGAATGCTACTCGCCGAGCGTCGCGGCGACGGGGGAGCGACCGACGGAGCCAGTCGCACGGAGGCCGAGGGAGCGCGCGAGCGAGACCACGAAGCGGGGACGCGTCCGGTCGACGCCGCGGTCGATGCGACTCGACCCGCCGAAATCGAGGCCACCGAAGTCGAGGGCGACGTCACCGACTTCACCGCGCCGAGGATTCGCGAGATGCCGATGCTCGGTCTCGGCACGTACCCGAACGCGGACTACGACGAGTGCGTCGAGAGCGTGCGACGAGCGCTCGACGTGGGGTATCGGCACGTAGACGCGACCGAACGACGAGAGGGCTACTACAACGAGACCGCCGTGGGCGACGCCGTCGCTCAGGTGGGCGTGCCCCGCGAGGACCTCTTCGTGGCGACGAAGGTCAGCCCCGAGGACCTCGACTACGACCACGTGTTCAGGAGCGTCGAGGAGAGCCTCGACCGACTCGGGATGGAGTACATCGACCTGCTGTACGTCCACTGGCCGACCGGCGACTACGAGGTCACCGACACCCTCGACGCCTTCGCGGACCTCCGCGAGGAGGGCCTCATCGAGAGAATCGGCGTGAGCAACTTCACGGTGGACCTGCTGGAGGAGGCCGTCGAGGTGGCGGACGAACCGATATTCGCCAATCAGGTCGAGATGCACCCGCTGCTCCCCCAGACCGAACTCCGGGAGTTCTGCGCGCGCGACGACGTGAACGTCGAACTGGTGGCGTACTCGCCCATCGCCCGCGGGAACCTCGAAGCAGTCGGCGAGCTGCGGGAAGTGGCCGGGAAATACGGTGCGACGCCCGAACAGGTCAGCCTCGCGTGGCTCCGCGAGAAAGGCGTGACCGCCATCCCCGAGTCCACCAGCGAGGACCACCTCCGAGAGAACTGGCTGAGTCTCGGGGTGGAGTTGGACGACGACGATATGGAGAAGATAGACTCCATCGAGGAGCGACGCCGCATCGTCGACCCGGACGAAGCCCCGTGGAACTGGTGA
- a CDS encoding nuclear transport factor 2 family protein translates to MTKADPEAVRSYYDYVDAEEYEEVFSLFADDVTYDRPGQSHLDGMAEFREFYLEDRPLEDGDHEVHQLVAEGDTVAVRGRFAGTQDGEEVAFDFADFHRFDDDGKITSRWTYTDRDEV, encoded by the coding sequence ATGACGAAGGCAGACCCCGAGGCGGTCCGGTCGTACTACGACTACGTCGACGCCGAGGAGTACGAGGAGGTGTTCTCGCTGTTCGCCGACGACGTGACCTACGACCGGCCCGGCCAGTCACACCTCGACGGTATGGCCGAGTTCCGCGAGTTCTACCTCGAAGACCGACCGCTCGAAGACGGAGACCACGAAGTCCACCAGTTGGTCGCGGAGGGCGACACGGTGGCGGTCCGCGGGCGATTCGCCGGCACGCAGGACGGCGAGGAGGTCGCCTTCGACTTCGCGGACTTCCACCGGTTCGACGACGACGGCAAAATCACGTCGCGGTGGACCTACACCGACCGCGACGAGGTGTAG
- a CDS encoding protein translocase SEC61 complex subunit gamma yields MDVKLDLSSYVRVLKLASTPSWEEFSKISKIAGAGIILVGLLGFIIFAIMSFLPA; encoded by the coding sequence ATGGACGTCAAGCTCGACCTCTCGTCGTACGTGCGAGTCCTCAAACTCGCCAGCACGCCCTCGTGGGAGGAGTTCTCGAAGATTTCGAAGATCGCCGGTGCGGGAATCATCCTCGTGGGACTGCTCGGCTTTATCATCTTCGCCATCATGAGTTTCCTCCCAGCGTAG
- a CDS encoding NUDIX hydrolase, translated as MELGRVAEHVPQTVADEDHDAAVLAPVVTRGSDYYLLFTKRADHLGEHAGQMSFPGGGREPSDADLRATALREAEEEIGLRADEADVVGRLDDIRTTSRYAVTPYVARVPDREYTPDEREVAEIAVLPVDGLLDPDNHEVERRRHPQYGEAIVHFFRVNGYTVWGATARILVQLLELTTDWRAPEEVDRVVDPDADVRQD; from the coding sequence ATGGAGCTTGGTCGCGTGGCCGAACACGTGCCACAGACCGTCGCCGACGAGGACCACGACGCGGCGGTCTTAGCGCCGGTCGTGACTCGCGGGAGCGACTACTACCTGCTGTTCACGAAACGAGCCGACCACCTCGGGGAACACGCCGGCCAGATGAGTTTCCCCGGCGGCGGGCGCGAACCGAGCGACGCCGACCTCCGGGCCACCGCGCTCCGCGAGGCCGAGGAGGAAATCGGGCTTCGCGCCGACGAGGCGGACGTGGTGGGCAGACTCGACGACATCCGGACGACCAGTCGGTACGCGGTCACGCCCTACGTCGCCCGGGTGCCCGACCGCGAGTACACCCCCGACGAGCGCGAGGTGGCCGAAATCGCGGTCCTGCCGGTCGATGGCCTGCTCGACCCCGACAACCACGAGGTCGAGCGCCGCCGGCACCCCCAGTACGGCGAGGCCATCGTCCACTTCTTCCGCGTGAACGGGTACACGGTCTGGGGCGCGACCGCTCGGATTCTGGTGCAACTGCTGGAACTGACCACCGACTGGCGCGCGCCGGAGGAAGTCGACAGGGTCGTGGACCCCGACGCCGACGTTCGGCAGGACTGA
- a CDS encoding helix-hairpin-helix domain-containing protein — protein sequence MGLLTKLKSLLGLEEDRSKVRRTESGVTIEREPDESAEPNVEAESAVKGVDAGAEESTQPTESADATESDDVPDIEEAEPTETETADESEPTETDEVEETDDVEDADEVETTEDADETEAEDAETGISTEDVTTAPEGSESAETGLDDAAEPAEAVQPSTDAAEPDQSAGDEPEPTPEDTEDEEPEPDAAAEEPVGEGEALEEVKGIGPAYAERLRDAGVADVTELAKADASQLADETGLSDKRISSWIERAQAR from the coding sequence ATGGGACTGCTCACTAAGCTGAAGTCGTTGCTTGGGCTCGAGGAGGACCGCTCGAAGGTGCGTCGGACCGAGTCCGGCGTGACCATCGAGCGCGAACCCGACGAGTCGGCCGAACCAAACGTGGAAGCCGAGAGCGCCGTCAAGGGCGTCGACGCCGGCGCGGAGGAGTCCACCCAGCCGACCGAGTCTGCCGACGCGACCGAATCCGACGACGTTCCGGACATCGAAGAAGCCGAACCGACCGAGACCGAAACTGCGGACGAAAGCGAACCCACCGAGACCGACGAGGTCGAGGAAACTGACGACGTCGAAGACGCCGACGAAGTCGAGACGACCGAAGATGCCGACGAGACCGAGGCCGAAGACGCCGAGACGGGCATCTCGACCGAAGACGTGACGACGGCGCCCGAGGGGAGCGAGAGCGCCGAGACCGGACTCGACGACGCGGCCGAACCCGCCGAGGCGGTCCAACCCTCGACGGACGCGGCCGAACCCGACCAGTCCGCGGGCGACGAACCCGAACCGACCCCCGAGGACACCGAGGACGAGGAACCCGAACCCGACGCGGCCGCCGAGGAACCGGTCGGCGAGGGCGAAGCGCTCGAAGAGGTCAAGGGCATCGGCCCGGCCTACGCCGAGCGCCTCCGAGACGCGGGGGTCGCCGACGTGACCGAACTGGCGAAGGCCGACGCAAGCCAACTCGCCGACGAGACGGGCCTCTCGGACAAGCGCATCTCGTCGTGGATCGAGCGAGCGCAGGCGCGCTAA
- a CDS encoding D-aminoacyl-tRNA deacylase has translation MIAIVVSRADSASEHIGDHLLDLADWETREDDARPDAEGGGRFYRTEDFELREFDALHLEIEDAAAAFGSPDAAGADAPDLLVFASRHSGDTGPLLTAHFTGNFGPAEYGGVEGGLAEACPNAHARLLEAFAERAPDGYEVGMECTHHGPSEVGVPSLFAELGSDESEWEDPEGARAVARGILDLAGVEPHRERQLVGFGGGHYAPRFERVERETDWAVGHIAADWMLDAMGSPERNREVIRRAFEESRADRAVIEGEYPELKRVVADLGYDAVSETWVRETTGVPLALVEGLEADLSPISAGLRFGDAAREYDPEATEYELVDLPNDLLAEAQSIDADATREAVASRALAFETEQSGSRAAGRAAVRGPDDAEALVEALADVLRTKYDSVAREDGAVVARETAFDPEKARTLGVEEGPAFGKLSAGEPVTVSGREIDPQKVRSERVREFPV, from the coding sequence GTGATTGCCATCGTCGTCAGCAGAGCCGACTCGGCCTCCGAACACATCGGCGACCACCTGCTAGACCTCGCGGACTGGGAGACCCGCGAGGACGACGCGCGACCCGACGCCGAGGGCGGCGGCCGGTTCTACCGCACGGAGGACTTCGAACTCCGGGAGTTCGACGCCCTCCACCTCGAAATCGAGGACGCGGCCGCGGCGTTCGGGTCGCCGGACGCCGCGGGGGCCGACGCGCCCGACCTGCTCGTGTTCGCCTCGCGCCACTCCGGGGACACCGGGCCGCTCCTGACGGCCCACTTCACGGGCAACTTCGGTCCCGCCGAGTACGGCGGCGTCGAGGGCGGTCTCGCGGAGGCGTGCCCGAACGCCCACGCCCGCCTGCTGGAGGCGTTCGCGGAGCGCGCGCCCGACGGCTACGAGGTCGGCATGGAGTGTACGCACCACGGCCCCTCCGAGGTCGGCGTCCCCTCGCTGTTCGCGGAACTGGGGAGCGACGAGTCCGAGTGGGAAGACCCCGAGGGCGCTCGAGCGGTCGCGCGCGGAATCCTCGACTTGGCGGGGGTCGAACCCCACCGCGAGCGCCAGTTGGTCGGGTTCGGCGGCGGCCACTACGCCCCCCGGTTCGAGCGCGTCGAACGCGAGACCGACTGGGCGGTCGGTCACATCGCGGCCGACTGGATGCTGGACGCGATGGGGTCGCCCGAGCGCAACCGCGAGGTGATTCGTCGGGCCTTCGAGGAGAGTCGCGCCGACCGCGCGGTAATCGAGGGCGAGTATCCCGAACTGAAGCGGGTCGTGGCGGACCTCGGCTACGACGCGGTCAGCGAGACGTGGGTCCGGGAGACCACCGGGGTTCCGCTCGCGCTCGTCGAGGGACTCGAAGCCGACCTCTCGCCGATTTCGGCGGGCCTGCGGTTCGGCGACGCCGCGCGGGAGTACGACCCCGAGGCGACCGAGTACGAACTCGTCGACCTGCCGAACGACCTGCTCGCGGAGGCCCAGAGCATCGACGCCGATGCGACCCGCGAGGCGGTCGCCTCCCGCGCGCTCGCCTTCGAGACCGAGCAGAGCGGAAGCCGCGCGGCGGGCCGTGCTGCGGTCCGCGGGCCGGACGACGCGGAGGCGCTGGTCGAGGCGCTGGCCGACGTGCTCCGGACCAAGTACGACTCGGTCGCGCGCGAGGACGGCGCGGTAGTCGCGCGCGAGACCGCTTTCGACCCGGAGAAGGCCCGCACGCTCGGCGTCGAGGAGGGACCGGCGTTCGGCAAACTCTCGGCCGGAGAGCCGGTCACGGTGAGCGGTCGAGAGATAGACCCTCAGAAGGTTCGGAGCGAACGAGTCCGCGAGTTTCCGGTCTGA
- a CDS encoding DUF7109 family protein — protein sequence MADTKDELAGVVDLFGGLARDELEQALVELAFKQGKDVEREAFGAEIERAVADYYLVETEYDAESDDDAAETLLVAGPVAFPTVPENGEDLPHILDVPDRELDREGLGEAVAERLAEEARTIAAAGDAERAQELLDVSYDLEAWAPVEADEVRETLDRAFE from the coding sequence ATGGCCGACACCAAAGACGAACTCGCCGGAGTGGTGGACCTGTTCGGCGGTCTCGCCCGCGACGAACTCGAACAGGCGCTGGTCGAACTCGCGTTCAAGCAGGGCAAGGACGTCGAGCGCGAGGCGTTCGGAGCCGAAATCGAGCGCGCGGTCGCGGACTACTACCTCGTGGAAACCGAGTACGACGCCGAATCGGACGACGACGCGGCCGAAACGCTGCTGGTCGCCGGTCCGGTCGCCTTCCCGACGGTGCCGGAGAACGGCGAGGACCTGCCCCACATCCTCGACGTGCCCGACCGCGAGTTGGACCGCGAGGGACTCGGCGAAGCGGTCGCCGAGCGTCTCGCCGAGGAGGCGCGGACGATTGCCGCCGCGGGCGACGCCGAGCGTGCCCAGGAACTGCTCGACGTGAGCTACGACCTCGAAGCGTGGGCGCCCGTCGAGGCCGACGAGGTGCGCGAGACGCTCGACCGGGCGTTCGAGTAG
- a CDS encoding pyridoxal phosphate-dependent aminotransferase codes for MDYDTPLFFHVMQYAADADRDVVDMVSGNPDWGSPDAISEGLHEYADLGGADFQYPPSEGLTALREEIAGRRNVDRSQVVVTNGGGEANYLAMARALERERGSEFVLTDPVYPYYPGKTTMLGATARYVATAEDGSLDPEAVREAASEETAGIVVNTPNNPTGAVYDEATMRELVAIAEEYDALLVSDEVYDHFDFSGEFTSALSFDSDHRVVTNSYSKTFAITGFRVGYAVFPESLVDVAKTRHMLTNVATTRPGQYAVLRALRNTDPAYYEANRELLRERVATFTDALDAAGADYSTPDGAFYVMARFPDFPGTLANVERLVDEAGVAGMPGEAFGESRDDWLRFALVTPRVEEAAERLADYFA; via the coding sequence ATGGACTACGACACGCCGCTGTTCTTCCACGTGATGCAGTACGCCGCGGACGCCGACCGGGACGTGGTGGACATGGTGAGCGGCAACCCCGACTGGGGGTCGCCCGACGCCATCAGCGAGGGACTCCACGAGTACGCCGACCTCGGCGGGGCCGACTTCCAGTATCCGCCGAGCGAGGGGTTGACGGCGCTCCGCGAGGAGATAGCGGGGCGTCGGAACGTCGACCGGTCGCAGGTCGTCGTGACCAACGGCGGCGGCGAGGCGAACTACCTCGCCATGGCCCGGGCGCTGGAGCGCGAACGCGGGTCCGAGTTCGTGCTGACCGACCCCGTCTACCCGTACTACCCCGGCAAGACGACGATGCTCGGCGCGACCGCGCGATACGTCGCCACCGCCGAAGACGGCTCTCTCGACCCCGAAGCGGTGCGGGAGGCCGCGAGCGAGGAGACCGCCGGAATCGTGGTCAACACGCCCAACAACCCCACCGGGGCGGTCTACGACGAGGCGACGATGCGCGAACTCGTGGCTATCGCCGAGGAGTACGACGCCCTGCTGGTCAGCGACGAGGTGTACGACCACTTCGACTTCTCCGGGGAGTTCACCTCGGCGCTGTCGTTCGACTCCGACCACCGCGTCGTCACGAACTCTTACTCGAAGACGTTCGCCATCACCGGGTTTCGAGTGGGGTACGCCGTCTTCCCCGAATCGCTGGTGGACGTAGCCAAGACGCGTCACATGCTGACCAACGTCGCCACTACTCGACCCGGCCAGTACGCGGTCCTCCGCGCGCTCCGGAACACCGACCCGGCGTACTACGAGGCGAACCGCGAGTTACTGCGCGAGCGGGTCGCGACGTTCACCGACGCGCTCGACGCGGCGGGTGCCGACTACTCGACGCCCGACGGCGCGTTCTACGTGATGGCGCGGTTCCCCGACTTCCCCGGGACGCTGGCGAACGTCGAGCGACTCGTGGACGAGGCGGGCGTGGCGGGAATGCCCGGCGAGGCGTTCGGCGAGTCGCGCGACGACTGGCTTCGGTTCGCGCTCGTCACGCCCCGCGTCGAGGAGGCCGCCGAGCGACTCGCCGACTACTTCGCGTAG
- the ftsZ gene encoding cell division protein FtsZ, with protein sequence MDSLVEDAIEEAEGGQQESRQASSGTGAQSQAANASGTMTDEELKDVLQDLQTDITVVGCGGAGGNTVNRMAEEGIHGAKLVAANTDVQHLVEIEADTKILMGEQKTQGRGAGSLPQVGEEAALESQDEIYDAIQGSDMVFVTAGLGGGTGTGSAPVVAKAARESGALTISIVTTPFTAEGEVRRTNAEAGLERLRDVSDTVIVVPNDRLLDSVGKLPVRQAFKVADEVLMRSVKGITELITKPGLVNLDFADVRTVMEKGGVAMIGLGESDSDSKAQDSVKSAMRSPLLDVDISGANSALVNVTGGNDMSIEEAEGVVEEIYDRIDPDARIIWGTSIDEELDGEMRTMIVVTGVESPQIYGRNEAQQAKANKRLQDIDYVE encoded by the coding sequence ATGGACTCGCTAGTCGAAGACGCCATCGAGGAAGCCGAGGGGGGACAGCAGGAGTCCCGACAGGCCAGTTCGGGGACCGGGGCGCAGTCGCAGGCCGCGAATGCGTCGGGGACGATGACCGACGAAGAACTCAAGGACGTACTGCAGGACCTCCAGACCGACATCACCGTCGTCGGTTGCGGCGGGGCCGGTGGCAACACGGTCAATCGCATGGCAGAAGAAGGCATCCACGGCGCGAAGCTCGTGGCCGCCAACACGGACGTACAGCACCTCGTGGAGATCGAGGCCGACACCAAGATTCTGATGGGCGAGCAGAAGACCCAAGGTCGGGGCGCAGGTTCGCTCCCGCAGGTCGGCGAGGAGGCCGCCCTCGAAAGTCAGGACGAGATTTACGACGCGATTCAGGGCTCGGACATGGTGTTCGTCACCGCCGGACTCGGCGGCGGAACCGGCACCGGTTCGGCGCCCGTGGTCGCCAAGGCCGCCCGCGAGTCGGGCGCGCTGACCATCTCCATCGTGACGACGCCGTTCACCGCGGAGGGCGAGGTCCGCCGGACCAACGCCGAGGCCGGACTGGAGCGCCTGCGCGACGTGAGCGACACGGTCATCGTCGTGCCCAACGACCGCCTGCTCGACTCGGTGGGTAAACTCCCCGTCCGGCAGGCGTTCAAGGTCGCCGACGAGGTGCTGATGCGCTCGGTCAAGGGCATCACCGAACTCATCACCAAGCCCGGTCTCGTCAACCTCGACTTCGCCGACGTTCGGACCGTCATGGAGAAGGGCGGCGTGGCGATGATAGGTCTCGGCGAGAGCGACTCGGACTCGAAGGCCCAAGACTCGGTGAAGTCGGCGATGCGCTCGCCGCTGCTCGACGTGGACATCTCGGGCGCGAACTCCGCGCTCGTGAACGTCACGGGCGGCAACGACATGTCCATCGAGGAGGCCGAGGGCGTGGTCGAGGAGATATACGACCGCATCGACCCCGACGCGCGTATCATCTGGGGGACCTCCATCGACGAGGAACTCGACGGCGAGATGCGCACGATGATAGTCGTCACCGGCGTCGAGTCGCCCCAGATTTACGGCCGCAACGAGGCCCAGCAGGCCAAGGCCAACAAGCGACTCCAAGACATCGACTACGTCGAGTAG
- a CDS encoding sodium:calcium antiporter, translating to MLSRLRHPLSAVGATTALTLPWVYVWATGSAHALGDLTTVVLSGLAVLGASFMLAWAAETAEKDVPRAFALAVLAVLAVAPEYAVDALYAWQAGANAGTPLGAEKANLAVANMTGANRILIGLGWSGIALFTVYRSRSSEDPAVVQKPGFLKSKVRIDRDLATEIAFLLAATAYAFFVPLGHGIGMLDTAVLVSLYAIYIGIVIRGEVEEHEEQVGVPGYFQSLPRFPRIASVLLMFSYSGAMIYTAVHPFAEGLEHLGTSLGIPPFFMIQWIAPLASESPELIVVAYLVNKARSTAGFNALISSKLNQWTLLIGTLAVVYSIASGAIGTLPFDEKQQAEIWITAAQSFFALGVLANFEISVREALVLLVLFVSQVVAEFFVIQTVPEPRAGELSMLILYAYTAVYAVLGVALFVSRRDELRAIFDRTAANARNALPGGSEPVEHAD from the coding sequence ATGTTGAGTCGTTTACGACACCCGCTCTCCGCAGTCGGCGCGACGACGGCGCTCACACTCCCGTGGGTCTACGTCTGGGCGACGGGGTCGGCCCACGCGTTGGGCGACCTCACGACGGTCGTACTGAGCGGTCTCGCCGTGCTCGGAGCCTCCTTCATGCTCGCATGGGCCGCCGAAACGGCCGAAAAAGATGTCCCGCGTGCGTTCGCGCTGGCGGTTCTCGCCGTCCTCGCGGTCGCACCGGAGTACGCGGTCGACGCGCTCTACGCGTGGCAGGCGGGTGCGAACGCCGGAACGCCGCTCGGGGCCGAGAAGGCGAACCTCGCTGTCGCGAACATGACCGGCGCGAACCGCATCCTCATCGGTCTCGGCTGGTCGGGCATCGCGCTGTTCACGGTGTATCGCTCCCGCAGTTCCGAGGACCCCGCCGTAGTTCAGAAGCCCGGGTTCCTGAAGAGTAAGGTCAGAATCGACCGCGACCTCGCGACCGAAATCGCGTTCCTGCTCGCCGCGACCGCGTACGCCTTCTTCGTGCCGCTGGGCCACGGTATCGGCATGCTCGACACCGCCGTCCTCGTGAGCCTGTACGCGATTTACATCGGCATCGTCATCCGGGGCGAAGTCGAGGAACACGAGGAGCAGGTCGGGGTTCCGGGGTACTTCCAGTCGCTCCCGAGATTCCCCCGAATCGCGTCGGTACTGCTCATGTTCAGCTACTCGGGCGCGATGATTTACACCGCGGTCCACCCGTTCGCCGAGGGTCTCGAACATCTCGGTACCAGCCTCGGCATCCCGCCGTTCTTCATGATTCAGTGGATCGCCCCGCTGGCCTCCGAGTCGCCCGAACTCATCGTGGTCGCCTACCTCGTCAACAAGGCGCGCTCGACCGCCGGGTTCAACGCGCTCATCTCCTCGAAGCTCAACCAGTGGACGCTGCTCATCGGGACGCTCGCGGTCGTCTACAGCATCGCCTCGGGGGCCATCGGGACGCTCCCGTTCGACGAGAAACAGCAGGCCGAAATCTGGATCACCGCGGCCCAGAGCTTCTTCGCGCTCGGCGTCCTGGCGAACTTCGAAATCAGCGTCAGGGAAGCGCTCGTCCTGCTCGTGCTGTTCGTCTCGCAGGTCGTCGCCGAGTTCTTCGTCATCCAGACGGTACCCGAACCGCGCGCCGGCGAACTGAGCATGCTCATCCTCTACGCCTACACCGCGGTCTACGCGGTTCTCGGCGTGGCGCTGTTCGTCTCGCGGCGCGACGAACTCCGAGCCATCTTCGACCGCACGGCCGCAAACGCTCGCAACGCCCTGCCCGGCGGGTCCGAACCGGTCGAACACGCGGACTGA
- a CDS encoding calcium/sodium antiporter, with protein sequence MIPLQTLAGLFVSVDTIYLLGGILLLYLGAELLVDSASSLAIGYGIAPATVGVTVVAFSTTAPELFVSIVGGIGISSDIGLGNIIGSNIANLGLVLGASALVQPLSVDSKLLWRHGPFMLAAAVLLVVLGSDGTLGQFDGAGMLALLAVFTGYMVYQSRSADDEVLPDEMQVEADSESVSARQVAMLVGAGVCLLGGSVGLVQGGTGLLRSFGFDDLFIGITIIAFGTSLPELATSLVSSLRDEAEFSIGNVVGSNIYNVLAVIGLLALVHPLSVNASVQTFHFPVMIAFTVGAMALMAFGRHISRPSGVALVGAYGGFVYLLLP encoded by the coding sequence ATGATACCGCTCCAAACGTTGGCAGGTTTGTTCGTCTCGGTGGACACGATATATCTCCTCGGGGGCATCCTCCTCCTGTATCTCGGTGCGGAGTTGCTGGTCGACAGCGCCTCGTCGCTGGCCATCGGCTACGGCATCGCGCCGGCGACGGTCGGCGTCACCGTCGTCGCGTTCTCGACGACCGCGCCCGAACTGTTCGTCAGTATCGTCGGTGGCATCGGGATTTCGAGCGACATCGGACTGGGCAACATCATCGGGTCGAACATCGCCAACCTCGGTTTGGTCCTCGGCGCGTCGGCGCTCGTCCAACCGCTATCGGTCGACTCGAAACTGCTCTGGCGACACGGCCCGTTCATGCTCGCGGCCGCGGTCCTGCTCGTCGTCCTCGGGAGCGACGGGACGCTCGGCCAGTTCGACGGCGCGGGGATGCTCGCCCTGCTGGCCGTCTTCACCGGATACATGGTCTATCAATCCCGGTCCGCGGACGACGAGGTTCTCCCCGACGAGATGCAGGTCGAGGCCGACTCCGAGTCGGTCAGCGCCCGGCAGGTCGCGATGCTGGTGGGCGCGGGGGTCTGTCTCCTCGGCGGTTCGGTCGGTCTCGTGCAGGGCGGCACCGGTCTCCTCCGGTCGTTCGGCTTCGACGACCTCTTCATCGGCATCACCATCATCGCGTTCGGTACCTCGCTGCCCGAACTGGCCACCTCGCTGGTGAGTTCGCTCCGCGACGAGGCCGAGTTCAGCATCGGTAACGTCGTCGGGTCGAACATCTACAACGTCCTCGCGGTCATCGGTCTCCTCGCGCTAGTTCACCCCCTGTCGGTGAACGCCAGCGTCCAGACGTTCCACTTCCCGGTGATGATAGCCTTCACCGTCGGTGCGATGGCGCTGATGGCCTTCGGTCGTCACATCTCCCGCCCGAGCGGCGTCGCCCTGGTCGGGGCCTACGGCGGGTTCGTCTACCTCCTGCTGCCCTGA